From Candidatus Zixiibacteriota bacterium, a single genomic window includes:
- a CDS encoding 50S ribosomal protein L25 — protein sequence METRTLTAVPRADAGKGVARKLREQGMLPAVVYGPDLDAIPIAISLRDLAALFRKSESDNILIDLTIEGKTSEPYKVLIREVQRGPIQSKMLHVDFQQISLTKKITVSVPIHLKGIPDGVKTMGGILEFTRRQIDVACLPTDMRDFIEIDVSEMAIGDSVHARDLDLSGLELVTNESQVIVTVAAPTVAKVAGTAGEAAEGEVAEGAEGEGAGEGEGEEKKEPEVITEKKKE from the coding sequence GTGGAAACGAGAACATTAACCGCGGTACCGCGCGCTGACGCTGGCAAAGGCGTTGCCCGAAAGCTACGCGAGCAGGGCATGCTACCAGCCGTCGTCTATGGTCCCGACCTTGATGCGATCCCTATAGCGATTAGTCTGCGCGATCTGGCCGCCCTCTTTAGAAAGTCCGAATCGGATAATATTCTGATCGATCTGACTATAGAGGGAAAAACCAGTGAGCCTTACAAAGTCTTGATTAGAGAAGTCCAGCGCGGACCGATTCAGAGCAAAATGCTCCATGTTGACTTCCAGCAGATTTCTCTCACCAAGAAAATCACCGTCAGCGTTCCCATTCATCTAAAAGGAATTCCGGACGGCGTGAAGACCATGGGAGGAATCCTCGAGTTCACCCGGAGACAGATCGATGTTGCCTGCTTGCCGACCGATATGAGAGATTTCATCGAGATCGACGTCTCTGAAATGGCAATCGGTGACTCTGTTCATGCCAGAGACCTTGACCTATCAGGGCTGGAGCTCGTCACTAATGAGAGTCAAGTCATAGTGACCGTGGCCGCCCCGACTGTTGCAAAGGTGGCCGGGACTGCCGGAGAGGCTGCTGAAGGCGAAGTGGCCGAAGGTGCTGAGGGTGAAGGCGCCGGTGAAGGTGAAGGCGAAGAGAAGAAGGAGCCTGAGGTCATCACCGAAAAGAAGAAGGAATAG
- a CDS encoding ribose-phosphate pyrophosphokinase, with protein MPGPIKLIAGRSNKPLAEKIAGYLGISLTSTETTNFMDGEFRVQVNENIRGHDVFIIQGTNPPAENLLELLMLIETARRASADKVTAVVPYYGYGRQDRKDRPRVGITAKLVANVISVAGADRIVTLDLHAPQLQGFFDIPSDHLFANPVFLNEFRSRRFDNLVMLAPDIGSVKMVRAFANSLHCGLAIVDKRRPDYNKSEVLNIIGEVEGKTVIIRDDMCDTAGTLTDAARGVISRGASEVYACCTHGLFSGDAIDKIENSPIKELWVTDSLDQDKSKDCSKIRVMSTAQLFGEAIRRISNRESISILFD; from the coding sequence ATGCCGGGACCCATAAAACTGATTGCAGGTCGATCCAACAAGCCTTTGGCTGAGAAAATCGCCGGTTATCTGGGCATTTCTCTGACAAGTACAGAAACGACCAATTTTATGGACGGCGAGTTTCGCGTCCAGGTTAACGAGAACATTCGCGGTCACGATGTCTTCATTATCCAGGGAACCAATCCCCCGGCGGAGAACCTCCTTGAATTACTCATGCTTATTGAGACAGCCCGCAGGGCTTCGGCGGATAAAGTGACGGCGGTCGTCCCATATTACGGTTACGGTCGGCAGGACAGGAAAGACCGTCCAAGAGTCGGCATTACGGCCAAGCTCGTCGCAAATGTGATCTCTGTTGCCGGCGCCGACCGGATCGTGACGCTCGATCTTCATGCACCCCAACTCCAGGGGTTCTTCGATATACCATCTGACCATTTGTTCGCAAATCCGGTCTTTCTCAATGAATTCAGGAGCCGCAGGTTCGACAATCTCGTCATGCTCGCTCCCGATATCGGATCTGTCAAGATGGTCAGAGCATTCGCGAATTCACTGCATTGCGGTCTTGCGATAGTCGACAAGAGACGGCCTGATTATAACAAGTCAGAAGTTCTGAACATCATTGGTGAAGTCGAGGGCAAGACGGTGATAATCAGAGATGACATGTGCGACACCGCTGGAACACTTACCGATGCCGCCCGAGGGGTCATCAGCCGGGGCGCTTCGGAAGTATATGCCTGCTGCACGCATGGTCTCTTCTCAGGCGACGCCATCGATAAAATAGAGAATTCTCCGATCAAGGAGCTTTGGGTTACCGATAGCCTGGATCAGGACAAGAGCAAGGATTGTTCTAAGATCAGGGTTATGTCCACGGCGCAGCTCTTCGGCGAGGCAATCAGACGAATTTCCAATAGAGAATCTATTTCAATACTCTTCGATTAA
- the purN gene encoding phosphoribosylglycinamide formyltransferase gives MMRGKIRVAVFISGGGTNLQSLIDSSQAEGFPAEIAFVLSSNEDAYGLERARKHSIPTGVIRRKDFESSDEFSNAIMDALEAHRIDVICLAGYMKLIPAKVIRHFRDRILNIHPALLPKFGGKGMYGMRVHGAVIAAGETESGPTAHLVDEIYDHGDIVMQMRVPVLPGDTPEDLQKRVLEAEHKLYPEALRALAEKIISEEKRK, from the coding sequence TTGATGAGAGGTAAAATACGGGTGGCCGTCTTCATCTCGGGAGGGGGAACGAACCTCCAGTCCCTGATCGATAGCAGTCAGGCTGAAGGCTTTCCGGCTGAGATCGCCTTCGTATTGTCGAGCAATGAGGATGCATACGGTTTAGAGCGTGCTCGGAAGCATTCGATACCGACTGGAGTCATCCGGCGAAAAGACTTCGAATCAAGCGATGAATTCTCCAATGCAATCATGGATGCTCTCGAAGCTCATCGAATCGATGTCATCTGTCTTGCGGGTTACATGAAGCTGATCCCGGCGAAAGTTATTCGGCATTTCAGGGATCGTATCCTTAACATACACCCGGCACTGCTCCCCAAATTCGGCGGCAAGGGTATGTATGGCATGCGGGTGCACGGAGCGGTGATTGCGGCTGGGGAGACCGAGTCGGGACCAACTGCCCATTTGGTTGACGAGATTTACGACCACGGTGATATTGTAATGCAGATGAGAGTCCCAGTGCTGCCGGGTGACACGCCGGAGGACTTGCAGAAGCGCGTGCTCGAGGCCGAACACAAGCTCTACCCGGAAGCGCTGAGAGCACTTGCAGAGAAGATAATCTCAGAGGAAAAGAGGAAATAA
- a CDS encoding nodulation protein NfeD, translating into MIGRTLALALVFLILAASVFPLPPKAKEVTVLDIDGAIGPIAVKMIKKAIKVAEDSGSEALVIRLNTPGGLTNSTWKITTAILSADVPVIVYVWPPGARAGSAGVFITYSAHIAAMSSGTNIGAATPIQMEGEMDSTLAKKVTNDAVANLQSIAEKRGRNQEWIERAIRDGESITASVALDSNVVDLLAEDISELLFKVDGMEVALHSGDTVTLSTKAAVTVKVEKSFSERILEVISDPNIAFILFTLGSLGLVMELYNPGAIVPGVVGGICIILAFFSFQTLPINYSGIALIIFAIILFLLEIKVPSYGILSIGGVVSLALGGLFLIDSPGPYMEVSKGVIFSVVAVTAAFFMIAIRYVFKAHRRQVTTGGEGLIGLTAEVKERIDAEGLVYVSGALWKAVSDEPLEVGTKVEVVSVDGLIVKVKRKA; encoded by the coding sequence ATGATAGGTAGGACGCTGGCGTTAGCCTTGGTATTTCTGATTCTCGCCGCGTCGGTGTTCCCTCTTCCCCCGAAGGCCAAGGAGGTCACCGTCCTTGATATCGATGGTGCCATCGGACCGATTGCGGTGAAGATGATTAAGAAAGCTATCAAGGTGGCTGAGGATTCAGGTTCTGAGGCGCTGGTGATTCGCCTCAACACGCCCGGAGGGCTAACCAACTCGACCTGGAAGATCACAACTGCCATATTGAGCGCCGATGTGCCGGTGATCGTCTATGTCTGGCCGCCCGGGGCGAGGGCTGGTTCAGCGGGTGTGTTCATCACGTATTCTGCGCATATAGCGGCAATGTCATCCGGCACCAACATTGGAGCAGCGACACCGATCCAGATGGAAGGAGAGATGGACTCGACGTTGGCGAAGAAGGTGACGAATGATGCCGTGGCCAATCTTCAATCCATCGCCGAGAAGCGAGGGCGCAATCAGGAGTGGATTGAGAGAGCAATCAGGGACGGTGAATCCATCACGGCAAGCGTTGCGCTGGACTCGAATGTTGTCGACCTGCTCGCGGAGGATATCTCTGAACTGTTGTTCAAAGTTGATGGAATGGAAGTTGCCCTGCACAGTGGAGATACCGTGACATTGTCTACGAAAGCGGCTGTGACGGTCAAAGTGGAGAAGAGCTTCTCGGAGAGGATACTTGAAGTGATATCTGATCCTAATATAGCTTTCATTCTCTTCACTCTCGGATCGCTCGGCCTTGTCATGGAGCTGTACAATCCAGGCGCGATCGTACCGGGTGTTGTGGGGGGCATCTGCATCATTCTGGCATTCTTCTCATTCCAGACACTTCCGATCAACTACTCCGGCATTGCGCTGATTATCTTTGCTATCATACTCTTCCTGCTTGAGATAAAAGTCCCATCGTATGGGATTCTCTCGATTGGTGGTGTTGTCTCGCTGGCTCTCGGAGGATTATTCCTGATAGATTCTCCGGGCCCGTATATGGAAGTCTCGAAAGGAGTGATATTCTCTGTCGTAGCCGTCACTGCTGCATTCTTCATGATTGCAATTCGGTATGTATTTAAGGCGCACCGAAGGCAGGTAACGACCGGAGGAGAAGGACTCATCGGTCTGACGGCAGAAGTCAAGGAGAGGATAGATGCAGAGGGATTGGTCTATGTCTCCGGTGCCCTGTGGAAAGCTGTCAGCGATGAGCCGCTTGAAGTCGGAACCAAGGTAGAGGTCGTCAGCGTGGACGGTCTGATCGTTAAGGTCAAAAGGAAAGCATAA
- a CDS encoding glutamine synthetase family protein yields MSLTNEDILRKIRDNGVKYIRLWFTDILGQLKGMSITLSEIENVLESGQGFDGSSIEGFVRIEESDLMAWPDLDTFTIFPWDLGGEKVAMMFCDIKNPDGTPYDGDPRYCLRRNLEAATEQGLTFYTGPELEYFYFKNSENPETMDKGGYFDFSTVDEGVRLRKKTVNFLELMGVPVECSHHEVAHSQHEIDLQYQSALRMADCVQIYRLIVKEVAQHAGYYATFMPKPILGQNGSGMHVHQSLFKGDKNIFFSQENEYNLSAEAKHYIAGLLKHVKEFTLITNQWVNSYKRLVPGFEAPCYVSWGRRNRSSLVRVPMYRVGKEKATRIELRSADPACNPYLAFSVMLAAGLKGINEKYAIPAPVEDNIFHVEPGDFKKREIDVLPNSLENAIRETENSKLVRETLGEHIFGSLIANKQVEWDSYRVHVSRYELDKYLPML; encoded by the coding sequence ATGTCGCTGACGAATGAAGATATCCTGAGGAAGATCCGAGACAACGGCGTGAAATACATTCGCCTCTGGTTTACCGACATCCTTGGTCAGTTGAAGGGCATGTCTATTACATTAAGTGAGATAGAAAACGTTCTCGAAAGCGGCCAGGGTTTCGATGGTTCGTCTATCGAGGGCTTTGTCCGCATCGAGGAATCTGACCTCATGGCCTGGCCCGACCTTGATACGTTTACGATCTTCCCGTGGGATCTCGGTGGCGAAAAAGTAGCAATGATGTTCTGCGACATCAAGAACCCCGACGGGACTCCCTACGATGGTGATCCTCGCTACTGTCTGCGGCGGAATTTGGAAGCTGCAACAGAGCAGGGGCTGACTTTCTACACTGGTCCGGAGTTGGAGTACTTCTATTTCAAGAACAGCGAGAATCCCGAGACAATGGACAAGGGTGGCTACTTCGATTTCTCTACTGTCGATGAGGGCGTTCGTCTTAGGAAGAAGACCGTGAATTTTCTTGAGCTGATGGGTGTTCCTGTCGAATGTTCCCACCACGAAGTTGCGCACAGCCAGCACGAAATCGATCTGCAATATCAGTCTGCGCTTCGCATGGCAGACTGTGTCCAGATATATCGCCTGATCGTCAAAGAGGTCGCCCAGCACGCAGGTTATTATGCAACGTTTATGCCAAAGCCGATACTGGGTCAGAACGGTAGCGGCATGCATGTTCACCAGTCGCTTTTCAAAGGCGATAAGAACATCTTTTTCTCGCAGGAGAACGAGTACAATCTGTCGGCTGAGGCAAAGCACTATATCGCCGGCTTGCTCAAGCATGTAAAAGAATTCACTCTCATAACGAATCAGTGGGTTAACTCATACAAGCGACTCGTTCCGGGATTCGAAGCTCCGTGTTATGTGTCGTGGGGGCGGCGTAACAGATCGTCGCTGGTAAGAGTGCCAATGTATCGGGTCGGCAAAGAGAAGGCGACAAGAATCGAACTTCGATCTGCCGATCCTGCGTGCAATCCATATCTTGCGTTTTCGGTTATGCTGGCTGCGGGACTTAAGGGCATCAACGAGAAGTACGCGATTCCGGCACCGGTTGAAGACAACATCTTTCATGTAGAGCCGGGCGACTTCAAGAAGAGAGAAATAGACGTGCTGCCGAATAGTCTCGAAAATGCGATCAGGGAGACTGAAAACTCTAAGCTCGTGCGCGAGACTCTTGGGGAGCACATTTTCGGCTCATTGATTGCCAACAAGCAAGTGGAATGGGACAGCTACCGGGTACACGTTTCCCGGTACGAACTTGACAAATATCTGCCAATGCTGTAA
- the gatB gene encoding Asp-tRNA(Asn)/Glu-tRNA(Gln) amidotransferase subunit GatB, with product MTEVHRYESVIGLEVHAQLETRSKLFCGCASAYGSPANTQVCPVCLGLPGALPVLNEAAVDSAIKMILACGGQISARSVFARKNYFYPDLPKGYQISQFDEPIGVGGAIVFDLDGETHRIGLTRIHLEEDAGKSVHPTEVSGDAMSLIDMNRCGVPLLEIVSKPGIRSPEEAYAYLSRLRQIVQYLGICSGDMEKGALRCDANVSVRLRDIDEYGTRTELKNLNSFRGVERGLKYEIDRQIEILELGGSVVQETRLWDEDRNISVSMRSKEESHDYRYFREPDLVDLAISDEWVSAVADSLPELPHETYIRFMSEYSLPRYDAEVLTMSRELANYVTEAMRFFPDPKKVSNWTMTEVLGVLKDLGIGIDKFPVSPAQVGELLKAVDDGLISGKIAKDVFRQMAETGESPLVIINREGLRQINDEDMLDAVITELLACSRENVEAYRGGRKQIFSFLIGEIMKATNGRANPDIANRLLKRRLDER from the coding sequence ATGACTGAAGTGCATCGATACGAATCTGTGATTGGTCTCGAGGTACATGCTCAGCTCGAAACCAGATCGAAGTTGTTCTGCGGCTGTGCGTCTGCTTACGGTTCACCTGCCAACACACAGGTTTGTCCCGTCTGCCTCGGGCTTCCGGGCGCATTGCCAGTACTCAACGAGGCTGCTGTGGATTCTGCTATCAAGATGATACTCGCCTGCGGAGGACAGATCAGCGCCAGGTCAGTCTTTGCACGAAAGAACTACTTCTATCCGGATCTTCCCAAAGGCTATCAGATTTCGCAGTTTGACGAGCCTATCGGAGTGGGTGGAGCGATAGTGTTCGATCTCGATGGCGAGACGCATCGTATCGGCTTGACCCGGATTCATTTGGAAGAGGATGCCGGTAAGTCTGTCCATCCAACCGAGGTTTCCGGCGATGCTATGTCCCTGATCGATATGAATCGCTGCGGTGTGCCGCTGCTTGAGATCGTATCGAAGCCGGGAATTCGCAGTCCGGAGGAGGCGTACGCGTATCTTTCACGACTCAGACAAATAGTCCAGTATCTTGGAATCTGCTCGGGCGATATGGAAAAAGGTGCTCTGAGGTGCGATGCTAATGTCTCTGTCCGGTTGAGAGACATTGATGAGTACGGGACGAGAACGGAGTTGAAAAACCTCAATTCATTCAGGGGCGTCGAGCGGGGACTTAAGTATGAGATAGACCGCCAGATAGAAATCTTGGAATTAGGCGGCAGTGTGGTTCAGGAGACGAGGCTTTGGGATGAGGACCGAAATATCAGTGTTTCCATGCGTTCCAAGGAGGAATCACACGATTATCGCTATTTCCGGGAACCGGACCTTGTCGATCTCGCTATCTCCGATGAGTGGGTTTCGGCCGTTGCAGATTCGCTCCCGGAACTGCCGCACGAGACGTATATCAGGTTCATGAGCGAATATTCACTCCCCCGATATGACGCAGAAGTATTGACAATGAGCCGCGAGTTAGCTAATTATGTTACTGAGGCGATGCGGTTCTTCCCCGACCCGAAGAAGGTCTCAAACTGGACCATGACCGAGGTGCTCGGAGTCCTGAAGGATTTGGGGATCGGTATCGACAAGTTCCCGGTGTCTCCGGCTCAGGTCGGTGAGTTGCTGAAGGCTGTTGATGATGGTCTGATTTCCGGCAAGATCGCAAAGGATGTATTTCGGCAGATGGCGGAGACGGGCGAATCGCCGTTGGTCATCATAAACAGGGAAGGTCTGCGGCAGATTAATGATGAGGATATGCTTGATGCCGTGATCACTGAGTTGCTTGCATGCAGCCGTGAGAATGTCGAAGCCTACCGCGGAGGCAGGAAGCAGATATTCAGCTTCCTCATTGGCGAGATAATGAAAGCAACAAATGGACGGGCAAATCCGGATATTGCGAACAGATTGCTCAAGAGGAGACTTGATGAGAGGTAA
- the gatA gene encoding Asp-tRNA(Asn)/Glu-tRNA(Gln) amidotransferase subunit GatA, which yields MNIQRASAEEIHRRTVCGELDPIETAEIFSDSAQRSQANLNSFIALTPYLALRSAEEVKSRLEKRESLGSLAGVPVAVKDNICLEGYPTTCASRILADFRPPYNATVVEKLIDAGALIIGKTNLDEFAMGSTTESSYFGSAKNPLNSEYSPGGSSGGSASAVASFHVAVALGSDTGGSIRQPASLTGIVGLKPTYGAVSRYGLIAYASSFDQIGPFARNVRDTAMLYAAIAGRDRRDSTSVDNDTTNLMSAIDQFKPVRIGVPREYFGEGLDDDVGRAVGSALETAKSIGCEIVDLSMPILDKAIAAYYVIATAEASSNLARYDGVQFGQRSPRAAAMQEMYSNTRSEGFGDEVKRRIMLGTYVLSSGYYEEYYQKAMQVREIIRRDIMHAFDKADVIVTPTSPTAGIRLGEKIDNPLSMYLADVYTVIANLTGTCAMSIPCGHGAFGLPIGVQVIGKHFDEMNLFRLAHRLESALDFRAGEDD from the coding sequence ATGAATATCCAGCGTGCCTCGGCTGAGGAAATCCACCGGAGGACGGTTTGCGGCGAGCTTGATCCGATCGAAACTGCCGAAATCTTCTCGGATTCTGCACAGCGCTCGCAGGCTAACCTTAATAGTTTCATTGCGTTAACGCCATACCTAGCCCTCAGGTCTGCGGAAGAAGTGAAATCTCGCCTGGAGAAACGCGAATCCCTCGGCAGCCTTGCCGGTGTTCCGGTGGCTGTCAAAGATAACATCTGTCTCGAAGGATACCCCACAACTTGCGCTTCGCGCATTCTCGCCGATTTCAGGCCGCCATACAATGCCACAGTGGTCGAAAAGCTAATTGATGCGGGAGCACTGATTATAGGAAAGACGAATCTCGATGAGTTCGCGATGGGCTCTACCACCGAGAGCAGTTACTTCGGATCGGCAAAGAATCCCCTGAATTCAGAGTATTCACCCGGCGGATCATCGGGGGGCTCCGCTTCTGCGGTTGCTTCCTTTCATGTGGCGGTAGCGCTCGGGTCAGATACAGGCGGTTCGATTCGCCAGCCAGCCTCGTTGACAGGGATCGTCGGCCTTAAGCCGACATACGGCGCTGTATCGCGCTACGGCCTCATCGCCTATGCATCTTCTTTCGATCAAATCGGTCCATTCGCGAGAAATGTCAGAGATACTGCAATGCTGTACGCTGCAATTGCAGGGCGCGATCGACGAGACTCGACATCTGTTGACAACGATACAACCAACTTGATGTCCGCCATCGATCAATTCAAGCCGGTGCGGATCGGCGTTCCGAGAGAATACTTCGGAGAAGGGCTTGATGATGATGTCGGCAGAGCAGTTGGCAGCGCTCTCGAAACGGCGAAGTCAATCGGCTGTGAGATTGTGGATTTGTCGATGCCAATCCTCGACAAAGCGATTGCGGCATACTACGTGATTGCGACCGCAGAGGCTTCATCCAACCTGGCCAGATACGACGGTGTGCAGTTCGGACAGAGGTCCCCGCGTGCGGCCGCTATGCAGGAGATGTATTCGAACACGAGATCCGAGGGTTTTGGTGACGAGGTCAAGCGGAGAATCATGCTCGGTACGTATGTGTTGTCGTCAGGTTACTACGAAGAATACTATCAGAAGGCAATGCAGGTGAGGGAGATCATTAGGCGTGATATTATGCATGCATTTGACAAAGCAGATGTCATAGTCACTCCGACATCGCCTACAGCGGGGATCAGGCTTGGCGAGAAGATTGACAATCCCCTGTCAATGTACCTCGCAGACGTCTACACAGTGATAGCAAATCTCACCGGGACATGTGCGATGTCAATACCGTGCGGTCATGGAGCGTTCGGCCTCCCAATCGGTGTTCAGGTAATCGGAAAGCATTTCGACGAGATGAATCTTTTCAGATTAGCGCACCGACTTGAGTCGGCGCTCGATTTTCGGGCGGGTGAGGATGACTGA
- a CDS encoding slipin family protein produces MISTYGITIVVLALFILANAVRILKEYERGVVFRLGRVIGTKGPGLILLIPIVDKMVRVSLRTVTMDVPPQDVITKDNVTVKVNAVIYFSVMDANKAIIAVEDFLYATSQIAQTTLRSVLGEVELDDLLSKREDINQKLQHIIDEQTEPWGIKVSVVEVKNVDLPLEMQRAIARQAEAERERRAKVIHAEGEFQAAQKLADAAGIISTQQGALQLRYLQTLTEISSERNSTLIFPLPIEMLGGMLKRD; encoded by the coding sequence ATGATTTCGACATATGGAATAACAATCGTCGTACTCGCTCTGTTCATACTTGCCAATGCGGTAAGAATACTAAAAGAGTATGAACGCGGAGTGGTCTTCAGGCTCGGTCGTGTGATCGGAACCAAGGGACCCGGGCTGATTCTTCTGATACCGATCGTCGATAAGATGGTGAGGGTGTCGTTGAGAACTGTCACAATGGATGTTCCGCCACAGGATGTGATAACCAAGGACAACGTGACGGTAAAAGTCAACGCTGTGATCTATTTCTCCGTAATGGATGCAAACAAGGCTATCATCGCAGTCGAGGATTTTCTCTATGCTACTTCACAGATAGCACAGACGACGCTTCGGTCGGTATTGGGCGAAGTCGAGCTGGACGATCTCCTGTCGAAACGCGAGGATATCAATCAGAAGCTGCAGCACATCATCGATGAACAGACCGAGCCATGGGGTATCAAGGTGTCTGTTGTTGAGGTTAAGAATGTCGATCTGCCACTCGAGATGCAACGTGCAATCGCTCGTCAGGCTGAGGCAGAGCGTGAGAGAAGAGCCAAAGTCATCCATGCTGAGGGTGAATTTCAGGCGGCCCAGAAGCTTGCAGATGCGGCTGGCATCATCTCCACGCAGCAGGGTGCGTTGCAGTTGAGGTATTTGCAGACCCTGACGGAGATTTCGAGCGAGAGGAACTCTACGCTGATTTTCCCGCTCCCGATTGAGATGCTGGGCGGCATGCTTAAGCGAGATTAG
- a CDS encoding S9 family peptidase, with product MRKFSVTLMITLMLSANSYCMDLFQSDSAFIPDIETFMQIGWSSDGSISPDGKIILFMTSFTDANQLFRLTPEGWPYQLTTFKDGIDFYSPSYDFKYAVVGASVGGNEDAQLYLLDVMTGRIKKLTDSPEVRYGAPIWTRDGSTIYFRSNKTNGTDFQVWKMNILDGEEILVQDKTGYNGPAGLSRDGKYLLTYTYTSNVDNNYYLYDLATSEERLLTPHEGDAMCESFSLTPDGTTAYIVTNANEDGIARLAKMDIASLEIEFLEDNSKWENEGCLLSDDGRYLAWRVNDEGYSKPYIKDIKTGTMLPTPPLEGMFGDGWMSEVKSLLFSFNSPTMAPDLWLWDWETQTLKRITYSTYAGIDPSLFTDPELIHYESFDGLEVPAFIFLPAGYKGGEIPFIIDAHGGPEGQYRPSFARHFQYLLLNGYGILAVNPRGSSGYGRDYMAMDDYKKRLNSIKDYAWAAKWLIKNGYTRESMLGIKGGSYGGYVVMASLTEYPSLYRAGIDNVGIVNFVTFLQNTRDYRRAMRESEYGPLSDSAFLSSISPIHKMDKVKAALMVVHGENDPRVPVGEARQIIDAMQARGAEVVSLIYPDEGHGISKLSNRLDYYRQMVDFFDKYLKSK from the coding sequence TTGAGGAAATTTAGCGTCACCCTGATGATCACCCTAATGCTATCGGCAAATTCTTACTGCATGGATCTTTTCCAGTCTGATTCAGCATTCATTCCGGACATTGAGACGTTTATGCAGATAGGATGGTCATCGGACGGCAGCATATCTCCGGATGGGAAGATTATACTGTTTATGACCTCGTTTACTGATGCGAATCAGCTCTTCAGGCTCACACCGGAAGGCTGGCCGTACCAATTGACAACATTCAAGGACGGGATCGATTTCTATTCTCCATCGTACGACTTCAAGTATGCTGTTGTAGGAGCGTCGGTTGGAGGTAATGAGGATGCCCAACTCTACCTTCTTGACGTGATGACCGGCAGGATTAAGAAGCTCACAGATAGTCCTGAAGTCAGGTACGGAGCTCCGATCTGGACACGGGATGGCAGTACCATCTATTTCCGCTCAAACAAAACAAATGGTACGGATTTTCAGGTCTGGAAGATGAATATTCTGGATGGTGAGGAGATCCTGGTTCAGGACAAGACTGGATATAATGGTCCAGCAGGTCTGAGCCGGGACGGCAAATATCTCCTGACTTACACCTATACATCAAATGTTGATAACAATTACTATCTCTATGATCTTGCGACCAGCGAAGAGAGACTTCTGACCCCGCATGAAGGCGATGCGATGTGCGAATCGTTTTCGCTGACTCCCGATGGCACAACGGCCTATATCGTTACAAATGCCAATGAAGATGGAATCGCAAGACTCGCCAAAATGGACATTGCTTCTCTGGAGATAGAGTTCCTTGAAGATAACTCCAAATGGGAGAACGAAGGTTGCCTGCTTTCTGACGATGGCCGCTACCTGGCGTGGCGTGTAAATGACGAGGGTTATTCAAAACCTTATATCAAAGATATCAAGACCGGCACGATGCTCCCCACACCTCCACTGGAAGGCATGTTCGGCGACGGTTGGATGTCTGAGGTGAAGAGCCTTCTCTTCTCATTCAATTCTCCGACCATGGCGCCCGATTTGTGGCTCTGGGATTGGGAAACGCAGACCTTGAAGCGGATCACGTATTCAACCTATGCCGGGATCGACCCAAGCCTCTTCACCGACCCCGAACTCATCCACTACGAGTCATTCGACGGGCTTGAAGTACCGGCATTTATCTTCCTGCCCGCGGGTTACAAGGGTGGCGAGATTCCGTTTATCATCGATGCCCACGGCGGCCCTGAGGGACAGTATCGACCGAGTTTTGCCCGACATTTCCAATATCTCCTCCTTAACGGCTATGGCATTCTTGCGGTCAATCCTCGCGGATCCTCGGGATACGGTCGGGATTATATGGCGATGGATGATTACAAGAAGCGCCTGAATTCTATCAAGGACTATGCCTGGGCGGCCAAATGGCTGATCAAGAACGGCTATACCAGAGAGAGCATGCTCGGCATCAAGGGTGGCTCGTACGGAGGCTATGTCGTGATGGCGTCGCTCACCGAATATCCGAGTCTATACCGAGCAGGCATCGATAATGTCGGGATCGTGAATTTTGTGACCTTCCTTCAGAATACGAGAGATTACCGCAGAGCAATGCGAGAGTCAGAGTATGGTCCTTTGTCGGATTCGGCTTTCCTCTCGTCGATCAGTCCTATTCATAAGATGGATAAAGTAAAAGCTGCTCTGATGGTTGTGCATGGCGAAAACGATCCGAGAGTGCCGGTCGGTGAGGCGAGACAAATAATCGACGCGATGCAGGCCAGGGGAGCGGAAGTCGTCAGTCTGATCTATCCCGACGAAGGGCATGGCATTTCAAAGCTTTCGAATCGATTGGATTACTATAGACAGATGGTCGATTTCTTTGATAAGTACCTGAAGTCGAAATAG